Proteins co-encoded in one Campylobacter concisus genomic window:
- a CDS encoding alpha-2-macroglobulin family protein — MWQKVALLALLGMTNLYALSLNGTAEIKSPLSVEFGLEDKVSKNLVGTLSDKKIISCQPALNGIVKFRDQSLLLFTKDMHAGIEYSCKLENGSMARFTTEEFNLANIEKLSDSAYILKFNDEVDISTIKTITVKGANFNVTELTSTSFELNLDKNISEPIFDLGENFESKFKAKLVGETRVKFTNEAKEENVNINAKAKSLEIPEIYPVSLDNGILGFRIYLKNWLDDDINLKKFINIKDVKNFSISDVTYNGSDEENSEFNEYYYYIDITSDEFKPQSKYQITIKPGFGDDRNVVREARNYEVTASNFMPFANFINNEPYISSVGEIGIRSANLAELNVSVERLAEQNFRFFLNFNYDSENLSSFSTQVAQKSYKLDGALNEIALNKIKLDFAGSGDGVYKINLNYGKNKSVSKVVYLSDIAVNVKLGKDEIFVFANRLGENTMLPNANVKIYGVKNEEVAVGATNDEGVFKFNKKDIHKIASSVVVSLGKEQNFLIIQENEALNDAQFISQNPSDTIDAYTHFASNIIRPNESLQGAIYLRDRDFKPLKNMPVKIKFIDPQGKSSSEISQNTNDAGMINFEKEILSDLSGRFNMQVIYASKVISSVPFYVESFVPNRIKNEIVLESEKFFKNDLLRANLRSNYLFGGATSELDGNLQVDFFDDEYKNSEYKEYKFKNDTIKASSYPGYVSDFTLSKDGKSSHIIDLSFSTKNAPSIIKGVINFNVNDDGKNVSEAKSFTLYPYKDMVGIAASTTFAEPNEDVKLRTVVLEMASQKAVKANLKFDVKRVSWQYQRDANGYIKWIRTLEDIDSFYKSSGEFGYKFTQSGSYVITATNLVSGASTSLDIDVSGYNYSTLAPTKELSRSQIKLNKSVYKRGDELSADISSAIKEGIALVTLEDAGVKAYKVVKIKNNSANVKFKLDFDFNGLYVSVNIYRMTDAGLTPFRTYGKVYANGDKSSRKIDLSLDAPKAAKSDENIKISLKTKPKAYVNLFITDVGVLDITSQKPADPLKFFDKILPDGVFDYDIYNRLTNYKVEGKILNFGGDMTAMAMEAKMAKHASPVDSKNVKTFANLISLQADDKGEISYEFKTPNGFNSAVRVDVVANDENGMNAVNSEILIKDEVIIKPSVVVYLLKGDELNANLRLINTTNEDKNLTIKVASSKNLSIKTKENANLKPLENKAFTFKISALEAGAAEYNVTISDKNSSKTVQSLLDVVSPYTISTYAKSSVFNKENMISLPKGFHNVSIDASSSVSSVLLAASKNLVEYPYGCAEQRSSRLLALLNLKPKDELEKNDQKRFITHGMSELVKMQKPDGSFGYWSDLGYTNAFANIFTTDVLLDLEEAGYELNKNVKQRALNSLLKYTNTDIEALYAIYVSSRANVADKSVLNKIYDHKAYNTTALNKYLMAAALKLNGLNDEAKVALKDIKKAQIADYSRDYSSFGSKMRDNAFILYLHAKYFEKNDYSDDLANFLITNLNELSSTQERAFTLRALNAYFGKDVGEKNNKFKLSYNGESKEFDGLLSVSFTAKDGNFTITPLGENKLYATILSYAYVPLEIKHKIEPKELDVYRTFVDEKGKELGLDSLRVNDVVYSKIVINSKAMVKNGVINEIVSSCFEPINENLSGFNKNLKDSIELEYQSIKDDRVLSFYTLDSDKREAVLYTPYRVRLGGKCSLGAVTTENMYNERQNDYDLAQRSFTVK, encoded by the coding sequence ATGTGGCAAAAAGTAGCACTTCTAGCACTTTTGGGAATGACAAATTTATATGCTTTGAGCCTAAATGGTACTGCCGAGATAAAATCGCCCCTAAGTGTAGAATTTGGACTAGAAGATAAAGTAAGCAAAAATCTTGTTGGAACACTAAGCGATAAAAAGATCATCTCATGCCAGCCAGCACTAAATGGCATAGTAAAATTTAGAGATCAAAGTTTGCTGCTTTTTACAAAAGATATGCATGCAGGCATAGAGTATAGCTGCAAGCTGGAAAATGGTAGCATGGCTAGATTTACCACAGAAGAGTTTAATCTAGCAAATATAGAAAAACTAAGCGATAGTGCGTATATACTTAAATTTAACGACGAAGTGGATATAAGTACGATAAAAACTATCACAGTAAAAGGTGCAAATTTTAATGTAACTGAGTTAACTAGCACTAGCTTTGAGCTTAATCTTGATAAAAATATAAGCGAGCCCATTTTTGATCTAGGTGAGAATTTTGAGAGTAAATTTAAGGCCAAACTTGTAGGTGAGACGAGAGTAAAATTTACAAACGAAGCAAAAGAAGAGAATGTAAATATAAACGCCAAAGCTAAAAGCCTTGAGATACCTGAAATTTATCCAGTAAGCCTTGATAATGGTATCTTGGGATTTAGAATTTATCTAAAAAATTGGCTTGATGACGACATCAACCTAAAGAAATTTATAAACATAAAAGATGTGAAAAACTTTAGCATTAGTGATGTTACATATAATGGTAGCGACGAAGAGAACTCGGAGTTTAATGAGTATTATTACTACATTGATATTACAAGCGATGAGTTTAAGCCACAAAGCAAATATCAAATCACTATTAAACCTGGATTTGGTGATGATAGAAATGTCGTAAGAGAGGCAAGAAACTACGAAGTAACAGCAAGTAATTTTATGCCTTTTGCAAATTTTATAAACAATGAGCCATACATATCAAGTGTCGGTGAGATCGGTATCAGAAGTGCAAATTTAGCTGAGCTAAATGTAAGTGTGGAAAGGCTTGCTGAACAAAATTTTAGATTTTTTTTAAATTTTAACTACGATAGCGAAAATCTAAGTAGCTTTAGTACTCAAGTAGCACAAAAGAGCTATAAGCTTGATGGTGCTTTAAATGAGATCGCGCTTAACAAAATAAAACTTGACTTTGCAGGTTCAGGGGACGGTGTATATAAGATAAATTTAAACTACGGCAAAAACAAGAGCGTCTCAAAAGTGGTTTACTTAAGCGACATTGCCGTAAACGTCAAACTCGGCAAAGATGAAATTTTTGTCTTTGCAAACCGCCTTGGTGAAAATACAATGCTGCCAAATGCAAATGTTAAAATTTATGGTGTAAAGAACGAGGAGGTTGCTGTTGGTGCTACAAATGATGAGGGTGTATTTAAATTTAATAAAAAAGATATCCACAAAATAGCCTCATCAGTCGTGGTTTCACTTGGCAAAGAGCAAAATTTCTTAATCATACAAGAAAATGAAGCACTAAATGATGCTCAATTTATCAGCCAAAATCCAAGTGATACCATCGATGCCTATACGCATTTTGCGTCAAACATTATAAGGCCGAATGAGAGCTTACAGGGGGCAATTTATCTAAGAGATAGAGATTTTAAACCGCTTAAAAATATGCCAGTTAAGATCAAATTTATAGATCCGCAAGGAAAAAGTAGTAGTGAAATTTCACAAAATACAAATGATGCTGGCATGATAAATTTCGAAAAAGAGATATTAAGTGATCTAAGCGGTAGATTTAACATGCAAGTTATTTACGCTAGCAAAGTGATATCAAGCGTACCATTTTATGTCGAGAGCTTTGTGCCAAACAGGATCAAAAATGAAATTGTCCTTGAGTCGGAAAAATTTTTCAAAAACGATCTTTTAAGGGCCAATCTAAGAAGCAACTACCTTTTTGGCGGTGCGACTAGTGAGCTTGATGGAAATTTACAAGTAGACTTTTTTGATGATGAATACAAAAATAGTGAATACAAAGAGTATAAATTTAAAAACGATACAATAAAAGCAAGCTCATATCCAGGCTATGTTAGTGATTTTACACTTTCAAAAGATGGCAAATCAAGCCATATTATAGACCTTAGTTTTAGTACTAAAAACGCACCTTCTATCATAAAAGGTGTTATAAATTTCAACGTAAATGACGATGGCAAGAACGTAAGCGAGGCAAAAAGCTTTACACTTTATCCATATAAAGATATGGTCGGAATAGCCGCTAGTACGACATTTGCTGAGCCAAACGAGGATGTAAAACTAAGAACAGTCGTACTTGAGATGGCAAGTCAAAAGGCTGTCAAAGCAAATTTAAAATTTGATGTAAAACGTGTTTCATGGCAGTATCAAAGGGACGCAAACGGCTATATAAAATGGATACGAACACTAGAAGATATCGATAGTTTTTATAAAAGTAGCGGTGAGTTTGGGTATAAATTTACACAAAGCGGTTCATATGTGATCACTGCGACAAATTTAGTAAGTGGAGCAAGTACGAGCCTTGATATCGATGTTAGCGGATATAACTATTCAACTCTTGCACCTACAAAAGAGCTTAGCAGGTCTCAGATCAAGCTAAACAAAAGCGTTTATAAAAGAGGCGATGAGCTAAGTGCAGACATCAGTTCAGCCATAAAAGAAGGTATAGCTCTTGTCACGCTTGAGGATGCAGGTGTTAAGGCCTACAAGGTGGTTAAGATCAAAAACAACTCAGCAAATGTTAAATTTAAGCTTGATTTTGACTTTAACGGTCTTTATGTAAGTGTAAACATCTACCGCATGACTGATGCTGGGCTAACTCCGTTTAGAACATACGGCAAAGTCTATGCAAATGGTGACAAATCTTCAAGAAAGATTGATCTTAGTCTTGATGCACCAAAAGCCGCAAAAAGCGATGAAAATATAAAAATTTCACTAAAAACAAAGCCAAAAGCTTACGTAAATTTATTTATCACAGATGTTGGCGTGCTTGACATCACTTCACAAAAGCCGGCTGATCCACTTAAATTTTTTGACAAAATTTTACCAGATGGCGTCTTTGACTACGACATTTATAATAGACTCACAAATTACAAGGTCGAAGGTAAAATACTAAATTTTGGTGGTGACATGACGGCGATGGCCATGGAGGCCAAGATGGCAAAACATGCAAGCCCGGTCGATAGTAAAAATGTAAAAACTTTTGCAAATTTGATAAGCCTTCAAGCAGACGACAAGGGTGAAATTTCATACGAGTTTAAAACACCAAATGGTTTTAACTCGGCTGTCAGAGTGGACGTTGTGGCAAATGATGAAAATGGCATGAACGCAGTAAATAGTGAAATTCTTATAAAAGATGAAGTTATTATTAAGCCAAGTGTCGTAGTTTATCTCTTAAAAGGCGATGAACTAAATGCAAATTTAAGGCTCATAAATACAACAAATGAGGATAAAAATTTAACCATAAAAGTGGCTAGCAGTAAAAATTTAAGCATCAAGACAAAAGAAAATGCAAACTTAAAGCCACTTGAAAACAAGGCCTTTACGTTTAAAATTTCAGCTCTTGAGGCTGGTGCGGCCGAGTATAACGTGACTATAAGCGACAAAAACAGCTCAAAAACTGTCCAAAGCTTACTTGATGTAGTGAGTCCTTATACTATCAGCACCTATGCAAAAAGTAGTGTCTTTAATAAAGAGAACATGATCTCACTTCCAAAAGGCTTTCATAATGTTAGTATAGATGCGTCAAGCTCTGTCTCAAGTGTGCTTTTGGCGGCTTCTAAAAATTTAGTTGAGTATCCTTACGGATGTGCAGAGCAAAGAAGTTCAAGACTGCTTGCACTTTTAAATTTAAAGCCAAAAGACGAGCTTGAAAAAAATGATCAAAAGAGGTTTATCACTCACGGTATGAGTGAGCTTGTCAAGATGCAAAAGCCAGATGGTAGCTTTGGCTACTGGAGCGATCTAGGCTACACAAATGCATTTGCAAATATCTTTACAACTGATGTATTGTTAGACCTTGAAGAGGCTGGATATGAGCTAAATAAAAATGTAAAGCAAAGAGCATTAAATTCGCTCTTAAAATATACAAACACAGACATTGAAGCCCTATATGCTATTTATGTAAGCTCCCGCGCAAATGTTGCTGATAAATCAGTGCTAAATAAAATTTATGACCACAAAGCTTACAATACGACCGCACTTAATAAATATCTAATGGCAGCGGCTCTAAAGCTAAACGGCTTAAATGATGAAGCAAAGGTGGCGCTAAAAGATATCAAAAAAGCTCAGATAGCTGATTACAGCAGGGATTATTCTAGCTTTGGCTCAAAGATGAGAGACAATGCATTTATCTTGTATCTGCACGCAAAATATTTTGAGAAAAACGACTACTCAGATGATCTTGCAAATTTCTTGATCACAAATTTAAATGAGCTTAGCTCAACACAAGAGCGTGCATTTACCCTTAGAGCACTAAATGCTTACTTTGGCAAAGATGTTGGCGAGAAAAATAATAAATTTAAACTTAGCTACAATGGCGAAAGCAAAGAATTTGATGGCCTTTTAAGCGTATCATTTACAGCAAAAGATGGAAATTTTACCATCACTCCACTTGGTGAAAACAAGCTATATGCCACTATTTTAAGCTACGCTTATGTGCCACTTGAGATCAAGCACAAAATAGAGCCAAAAGAGCTTGATGTTTATAGAACGTTTGTCGATGAAAAAGGCAAAGAGCTAGGTCTTGACAGCCTAAGAGTAAATGATGTTGTCTATTCAAAAATAGTGATAAATTCTAAAGCTATGGTTAAAAATGGTGTAATAAACGAGATCGTAAGCAGCTGCTTTGAGCCAATAAATGAAAATTTAAGTGGCTTTAATAAGAATCTTAAAGATAGCATTGAGCTTGAATATCAGAGCATAAAAGATGATCGCGTTTTAAGTTTTTATACATTAGATAGTGACAAGAGAGAGGCTGTGCTTTACACACCTTATCGTGTAAGACTTGGCGGCAAATGCTCACTTGGCGCAGTCACAACTGAAAATATGTATAACGAAAGACAAAACGACTACGACCTAGCTCAGCGAAGCTTTACTGTCAAATAA
- a CDS encoding methionine ABC transporter ATP-binding protein, translated as MIKIENLSKFYGDTQILFDINLEVKKGEIFAIVGHSGAGKSTLLRCINGLESYQGGSLKVFDKEIKNLDETQQRHLRRDVGMIFQHFALMARKNVFENVATPLKFWGYKSDETEKRVRELLNLVGLESKAKSYPSELSGGQKQRVAIARALALNPKILLSDEATSALDPNTTNQILELLEKINKELDISVVIVTHEMEVVKSIAKRAILLEGGKIIGSGSIEELFLKPDEKMKEFLGEVEILPSTGTNIRLFFPKEVAQNSVITHMARSLNIDFNIVWGKLEKLNENVLGSLVINIDEKDKENVLNYIKQSGVLWEVA; from the coding sequence GTGATAAAGATAGAAAATTTAAGCAAATTTTATGGTGATACGCAGATCCTTTTTGATATAAATTTAGAGGTTAAAAAGGGTGAAATTTTTGCTATCGTGGGACACAGCGGTGCTGGCAAATCAACGCTTTTAAGATGCATAAATGGACTCGAGAGCTATCAAGGTGGCAGCCTAAAAGTCTTTGATAAAGAGATAAAAAATTTAGATGAGACGCAGCAGAGACATTTAAGGCGAGATGTTGGGATGATATTTCAGCATTTTGCTTTGATGGCTAGAAAAAACGTCTTTGAAAACGTCGCTACTCCGCTTAAATTTTGGGGTTATAAAAGCGATGAAACTGAAAAAAGAGTGAGAGAGCTTTTAAATTTAGTCGGTCTTGAAAGCAAGGCAAAAAGCTATCCAAGCGAGCTAAGCGGTGGGCAAAAACAGCGTGTCGCTATCGCTAGAGCGCTTGCTTTAAATCCTAAAATTTTACTAAGCGACGAGGCGACTTCGGCTCTTGATCCAAACACTACAAATCAAATTTTAGAGCTGCTTGAAAAGATAAACAAAGAGCTAGATATCAGCGTCGTCATCGTCACGCACGAGATGGAGGTTGTAAAATCGATCGCAAAACGAGCGATCTTGCTAGAAGGCGGCAAGATCATAGGCTCTGGAAGCATTGAGGAGCTATTTTTAAAGCCAGATGAGAAGATGAAAGAGTTTTTGGGCGAGGTTGAAATTTTGCCAAGCACTGGCACGAATATTAGGCTATTTTTTCCAAAAGAAGTGGCTCAAAATAGCGTGATCACACATATGGCTAGAAGCCTAAATATCGACTTTAACATAGTCTGGGGCAAGCTTGAGAAGCTAAACGAAAATGTTCTTGGCTCGCTTGTCATAAACATAGATGAAAAAGATAAAGAAAACGTGCTTAACTACATCAAGCAAAGTGGCGTTTTATGGGAGGTTGCTTGA
- the pbpC gene encoding penicillin-binding protein 1C has protein sequence MKKFKFLKFLALFLALVVAIFLILDQIYPLNLDPLKKDEAKILLDKNGEIINMKLSSDGIWRFHEQSFPNSLKQCVVLFEDRYFYYHIGVNFASIFRAFFHNLKSDNRIGASTITMQVARMLEPSDRSYKNKIREIFRAFQLEFHFSKDEILNFYLNLAPYGGNIEGAKAASFFYFGKELNELSYAQAALLSTIPKNPNKNRLDRVSNINALKNRVIKMLYKANLIDLSAFKRAQAEPFKNVRIRAVVNASDYANVAFKNQISKASLDLNLQKDMLKILKDAMFSLKAKNANNAAAVVIDNKKMSVVAFIGSHDEHARDGKNSALNMKRNTGSTLKPFIYSLALDSGLITPNSQLIDTQIYIKEYAPKNFSNYFLGIVSAKDALNFSLNIPVINLNLKLKDNSLYELLEKVNLVDENKEYYGASITLGSAEMSLLDLAHLYTIYANDGIYRPLEFAGKNYKNEEKNVTLISPQSAYLTAKMLSEASRSYLKNAWQYAQNTPKIAFKTGTSANSRDLYAIGVDENYTIAIWIGNFNASKTDKLTGLNDVSKSLFDMFKIIAQKEKLRFISEPDGIEKLPTCLDAFNYEKCKKMALDDRIKGVDLKDKCESLRGEELDFLVKNELLDKDEIQKSPCAEIFKDKKPVFAYPYDNEEIVTDENITQVMVKCYAFLGDEIYLKIDDLNFSKIENASEKKFDLTIGEHSIKCLDQNSNQSEITIKLRR, from the coding sequence ATGAAAAAGTTTAAATTTCTAAAATTCCTTGCCCTATTTTTGGCTTTAGTGGTCGCTATTTTTTTGATACTTGATCAAATTTATCCACTAAATTTAGATCCGCTTAAAAAAGACGAAGCCAAAATTTTGCTTGATAAAAATGGCGAGATCATAAATATGAAGCTTAGTAGCGATGGAATTTGGAGATTTCACGAGCAAAGCTTCCCAAACTCACTAAAACAATGCGTCGTTCTCTTTGAAGATAGATACTTTTACTACCATATTGGCGTAAATTTTGCCTCCATTTTTAGAGCATTTTTTCACAATCTAAAAAGCGACAACCGCATAGGCGCTAGCACTATCACGATGCAAGTAGCTAGGATGCTTGAGCCAAGTGATAGGAGCTATAAAAATAAGATAAGAGAAATTTTTAGAGCATTTCAGCTCGAGTTTCACTTTAGCAAGGATGAAATTTTAAATTTTTATCTAAATTTAGCCCCATATGGCGGCAATATCGAGGGTGCAAAGGCAGCAAGCTTCTTTTACTTTGGCAAGGAGCTAAACGAGCTTAGCTACGCTCAGGCCGCACTTTTAAGCACGATCCCTAAAAATCCAAATAAGAATAGGCTTGACCGCGTTTCAAACATAAATGCCCTAAAAAACAGGGTCATAAAGATGCTTTATAAGGCAAATTTAATCGATCTTAGCGCATTTAAAAGAGCCCAAGCTGAGCCATTTAAAAATGTAAGGATAAGAGCTGTCGTAAATGCCAGCGACTACGCAAATGTTGCTTTTAAAAACCAAATTTCAAAGGCGAGTTTGGATCTAAATTTACAAAAAGATATGCTTAAAATTTTAAAAGATGCGATGTTTTCGCTAAAGGCGAAAAATGCAAACAACGCCGCAGCCGTGGTCATTGATAATAAAAAAATGAGCGTCGTTGCCTTCATAGGCTCACACGATGAGCACGCACGTGATGGCAAAAACTCAGCTCTAAATATGAAGCGAAACACCGGTAGCACACTAAAGCCTTTTATCTACTCACTTGCGCTTGATAGTGGGCTTATAACGCCAAATTCTCAGTTAATAGACACGCAAATTTATATAAAAGAGTATGCTCCAAAGAATTTTAGTAATTATTTTTTAGGTATCGTAAGCGCAAAAGATGCTCTAAATTTCAGCCTAAATATCCCAGTTATAAATTTAAACTTAAAACTAAAAGACAATTCGCTTTACGAACTACTTGAAAAGGTAAATTTAGTAGATGAAAATAAGGAGTATTATGGAGCTTCTATAACGCTTGGAAGTGCTGAAATGAGCCTGCTTGATCTTGCTCATCTTTATACTATCTATGCAAATGACGGCATTTATAGGCCACTTGAGTTTGCAGGAAAAAACTACAAAAATGAAGAGAAAAATGTAACTCTCATCTCGCCTCAAAGTGCTTATTTAACCGCTAAAATGCTAAGCGAAGCCTCAAGATCGTATCTAAAAAACGCTTGGCAATACGCCCAAAATACGCCAAAAATAGCCTTTAAAACAGGCACGAGTGCAAACTCACGCGATCTTTACGCCATAGGCGTTGATGAAAATTACACAATTGCTATTTGGATTGGAAATTTTAATGCCAGCAAAACTGATAAATTAACAGGACTAAATGACGTATCGAAGAGCCTTTTTGATATGTTTAAGATAATCGCTCAAAAAGAGAAATTAAGATTTATAAGTGAGCCAGATGGCATAGAAAAGCTACCAACCTGCCTTGATGCCTTTAACTATGAAAAGTGTAAGAAAATGGCGCTTGATGATAGGATAAAGGGTGTAGATTTAAAGGATAAATGCGAAAGTTTAAGGGGTGAAGAGCTTGATTTTTTGGTTAAAAATGAGCTTTTGGATAAAGACGAGATACAAAAAAGTCCTTGTGCTGAAATTTTTAAAGATAAAAAGCCAGTTTTTGCCTATCCATATGACAATGAAGAGATAGTGACAGATGAAAATATTACACAAGTTATGGTAAAATGCTACGCGTTTTTAGGCGATGAAATTTACCTAAAGATAGATGATTTGAACTTTTCTAAGATAGAAAATGCAAGCGAAAAAAAGTTTGATCTAACTATTGGCGAGCACAGCATAAAATGCCTTGATCAAAACTCAAATCAAAGTGAAATAACAATAAAACTAAGGAGATAA
- a CDS encoding valine--tRNA ligase, with protein sequence MAEFYNAKEIEDKFYKIWEERGYFEIDANKDIQKDGRKFCIMMPPPNVTGSLHIGHALTFTLQDIMTRYKRMDGYKTLWQPGLDHAGIATQNVIEKQLLAQGIKKEELGREKFVEKVWEWKEKSGGMIVYQMRKLGITPAWSRQRFTMDEGLRKAVKKAFVNLYDKGLIVQKNYMINWCTHDGALSDIEVEHKENKGKLYHLRYYFADGQNLENYQAEVSHDEFAGCDASSNEAYSSCVVVKNEQQSPAKAHARQGAYIVVATTRPETYFGDTAVMVNPNDERYKNLIGKKVVLPIINREIEIIADEHVDMEFGTGLVKVTPAHDQNDYEVGKRHDLEFITVFDEKGILNDKCDKFAGLERLEARDIVMAELEKLGNVEKIEDYENQVGYCYRCKNVVEPYISKQWFVKKEIADEAIQKVSEGLAKFYPPHWINSFNAWMRELRDWCISRQLWWGHQIPVFYCDDCGYMWADEGEPCECKKCKSKNIHQDPDVLDTWFSSGLWPFSTLGWGNENELKNEKWFEGDLTEFYPNNLLITGFDILFFWVARMMFQGENALGKLPFDDIYLHALVKDEFGRKMSKSLGNVIDPLDSINEYSADILRFTLTLLAVQGRDIKLSDAKMKQVRNFTNKLYNASKYLMLNESKFENLEDIKLQTKLGIYMNSRFNECVREVRENIDAYRFNDAANTLYKFFWDEFCDWGIELSKADKASVKELGSIFKEAMKLLNPFMPFLSEYLFQELSGTQLENAKSIMVMSYPEVKERNLEVEKKFELVIEAIVAIRRAKATIDLGNSKIAKAFVKFNEKIDLDEVKEYIKLLAKCEQIGFVDDKIENSIRDVSENLEAFVTLEGLDMSGIITRLRSQKTKLEKEIAKLSGMLNNQNFVANAPKEVIETNKEALESAEAKFKKVCEELEALGEK encoded by the coding sequence GTGGCAGAATTTTACAATGCAAAAGAGATAGAAGATAAATTTTATAAAATTTGGGAAGAACGCGGATACTTCGAGATAGACGCGAACAAAGATATCCAAAAAGATGGACGTAAATTTTGCATTATGATGCCACCTCCAAATGTGACTGGCTCGCTTCACATCGGACACGCCCTAACCTTCACGCTCCAAGACATCATGACTCGTTACAAGAGGATGGACGGCTACAAGACGCTTTGGCAGCCAGGACTTGATCACGCTGGTATCGCTACTCAAAACGTCATTGAAAAGCAGCTCCTAGCACAAGGGATCAAAAAAGAAGAGCTTGGACGTGAGAAATTTGTAGAAAAAGTGTGGGAATGGAAGGAAAAAAGCGGCGGCATGATCGTGTATCAGATGCGCAAGCTCGGTATCACTCCGGCTTGGTCTCGCCAGAGATTTACTATGGATGAGGGTTTAAGAAAAGCTGTAAAAAAAGCCTTTGTAAATTTATACGACAAAGGACTGATCGTTCAGAAAAACTACATGATAAACTGGTGTACGCATGATGGCGCTCTTTCTGACATCGAGGTCGAGCATAAGGAGAACAAAGGCAAGCTTTATCATTTGAGATACTACTTTGCAGATGGACAAAATTTAGAAAACTATCAAGCAGAAGTATCGCATGATGAATTTGCTGGTTGCGATGCGAGTTCGAATGAAGCGTACTCTTCGTGCGTTGTAGTGAAGAACGAGCAGCAGTCTCCAGCAAAGGCGCATGCGAGACAAGGCGCTTATATAGTAGTTGCGACTACTCGTCCTGAAACATATTTTGGCGACACCGCTGTAATGGTAAATCCAAACGACGAGCGCTATAAAAATTTAATCGGCAAAAAAGTGGTGCTACCTATCATAAATAGAGAGATCGAGATCATCGCCGACGAGCACGTTGATATGGAGTTTGGAACAGGTCTTGTTAAAGTCACACCTGCGCATGATCAAAACGACTATGAAGTTGGCAAAAGGCACGACCTTGAGTTTATTACTGTATTTGACGAAAAGGGCATTTTAAACGACAAGTGCGACAAATTTGCAGGACTTGAGAGGCTTGAGGCTAGAGACATCGTCATGGCCGAGCTTGAAAAACTTGGCAATGTCGAAAAGATCGAGGACTACGAAAACCAAGTAGGCTACTGCTACCGCTGCAAAAACGTCGTCGAGCCATATATCTCAAAGCAGTGGTTTGTCAAAAAAGAGATCGCAGATGAAGCGATACAAAAGGTCTCAGAGGGTCTTGCTAAATTTTATCCGCCGCACTGGATAAACAGCTTTAACGCGTGGATGAGAGAGCTAAGAGACTGGTGTATCTCACGTCAGCTTTGGTGGGGGCATCAAATTCCTGTATTTTACTGCGATGATTGCGGTTATATGTGGGCTGACGAGGGTGAGCCGTGCGAGTGTAAAAAGTGTAAAAGTAAAAACATTCACCAAGATCCAGACGTGCTAGATACATGGTTTAGCTCTGGTCTTTGGCCATTTAGCACACTTGGCTGGGGCAATGAAAATGAGCTTAAAAATGAAAAATGGTTTGAGGGAGACCTCACCGAGTTTTATCCAAACAACCTACTAATCACTGGCTTTGATATATTATTTTTCTGGGTTGCTAGGATGATGTTTCAGGGTGAAAATGCCCTTGGCAAGTTGCCATTTGACGATATTTATCTGCACGCGCTTGTAAAGGATGAATTCGGCAGAAAGATGAGCAAGAGTCTTGGTAACGTCATCGATCCGCTTGATAGCATAAATGAGTATAGCGCCGATATATTGCGCTTTACGCTAACTCTTCTAGCCGTTCAAGGACGCGACATCAAGCTAAGTGATGCCAAGATGAAGCAGGTAAGAAATTTCACCAACAAGCTTTATAACGCAAGCAAATATCTTATGCTAAATGAGAGTAAATTTGAGAATTTAGAGGACATCAAGCTTCAAACAAAGCTTGGAATTTATATGAATAGCCGCTTTAACGAGTGCGTGAGAGAGGTGCGCGAAAATATTGACGCTTACCGCTTCAATGACGCTGCAAACACACTTTATAAATTCTTTTGGGATGAGTTTTGCGACTGGGGTATCGAGCTTAGCAAGGCTGATAAAGCGAGTGTAAAAGAGCTTGGAAGCATATTTAAAGAGGCGATGAAGCTGCTAAATCCTTTTATGCCGTTTCTCTCAGAGTATCTATTCCAAGAGCTTAGCGGCACACAGCTTGAAAACGCAAAATCAATAATGGTGATGAGCTACCCAGAGGTAAAAGAGCGAAATTTAGAAGTTGAGAAGAAATTTGAGCTAGTTATCGAAGCGATCGTGGCTATTCGTCGTGCAAAAGCGACCATCGATCTTGGCAACTCAAAGATAGCAAAAGCCTTTGTTAAATTTAATGAAAAAATCGACCTTGACGAGGTCAAAGAGTATATCAAGCTGCTTGCAAAATGCGAGCAAATCGGCTTTGTAGATGATAAGATCGAAAACTCAATAAGAGACGTGAGCGAAAATTTAGAAGCATTTGTCACACTTGAAGGGCTTGATATGAGCGGCATCATCACAAGGCTAAGGTCTCAAAAGACAAAGCTTGAAAAAGAGATAGCTAAGCTTTCAGGCATGTTAAATAACCAAAATTTCGTGGCAAATGCGCCAAAAGAAGTTATAGAGACAAACAAAGAGGCGCTAGAGAGCGCTGAGGCTAAATTTAAAAAAGTATGTGAAGAATTAGAAGCTCTTGGAGAAAAATAG